In a genomic window of Rhodovulum sp. P5:
- a CDS encoding phage head-tail connector protein, whose translation MKTLIHRTPAAGMPFVLSDLKWHLRVDHSDDDTAITNIGCTAAAELEDFAQIALLTQTIRVTVFAPEVSVGGFTLPIGPVIDSDTVTVSLDGADFTGFEFVPGKRRPYLRWLDSYYDAAPERLAIEYQAGFGADASAIPIDLAQAIMDQAALYYDGRSPMDRKALTTSPHMARIGARYRGVQA comes from the coding sequence ATGAAGACGCTTATCCACCGCACCCCGGCCGCCGGAATGCCTTTCGTCCTATCGGACCTGAAATGGCACCTTCGCGTCGATCACTCGGACGATGACACGGCCATTACCAACATCGGTTGCACGGCCGCAGCCGAACTCGAGGACTTCGCCCAGATCGCGCTGCTGACCCAGACCATCCGCGTCACGGTCTTTGCTCCGGAAGTGTCGGTGGGCGGTTTTACCTTACCCATCGGCCCGGTGATCGACAGCGACACTGTGACCGTCTCCTTGGACGGCGCCGACTTCACCGGCTTCGAATTTGTGCCCGGCAAGCGGCGTCCTTACCTGCGCTGGCTGGATTCCTACTACGACGCCGCGCCCGAGCGGCTGGCAATCGAGTATCAGGCGGGCTTCGGCGCAGACGCATCGGCCATTCCCATCGACCTCGCCCAGGCGATCATGGATCAGGCCGCGCTGTACTATGACGGCCGTTCACCGATGGATCGAAAGGCGCTTACCACCTCGCCGCATATGGCGCGGATCGGCGCCCGGTATCGGGGGGTGCAGGCATGA
- a CDS encoding phage major capsid protein: MLDSVKIARRQSEIRQELAGLVGKDSPTEDETRAMESLDSEYRANETRYRAALIAEDQERRDAGDELENRSEAEWSEIMGRFELRQVALALDEGRALAGATAEIVTELREAGGYRGMPVPWEALELRAGETVASATPNPIRTMPIIDRLFAQSAAARMGARMINIGVGEAEYPVTTSSVTAGWADGETGSVASPAAYATTDRPLAPDQTLGIQMKITRKALKQSGTALEQAVRRDMNGAIQQELDRAIFLGSGSTGEPLGVVAGAATYGITETAVDATATYAAFRSAIVRFMVASAASSPSEVRVMIRPETWDILDAQAAATSAPMWEWDRLAAAVASGGVTMTPNALAAPTGTPAAASALLTTTAGGVPPIFVGTWGAIDLIRDPYSDASSGGLRLTALTTMDLTVSRPAQLEVLTGLQAES, from the coding sequence ATGTTGGATTCTGTGAAGATTGCCCGGCGGCAATCCGAAATCCGTCAGGAACTGGCGGGCCTGGTCGGCAAGGATAGCCCGACCGAAGACGAAACCCGCGCGATGGAATCGCTCGATTCCGAGTATCGCGCCAACGAAACCCGCTATCGCGCGGCCCTCATCGCCGAAGATCAGGAACGGCGGGATGCTGGCGACGAACTCGAAAACCGTTCGGAGGCCGAATGGTCCGAGATCATGGGGCGTTTCGAACTGCGTCAGGTGGCGCTTGCGCTGGACGAAGGCCGGGCCCTGGCCGGCGCTACGGCCGAGATCGTGACCGAGCTTCGCGAGGCGGGCGGTTATCGCGGCATGCCGGTGCCGTGGGAAGCGCTGGAATTGCGCGCGGGTGAGACCGTGGCCAGCGCCACCCCGAACCCCATCCGCACCATGCCGATCATCGACCGGCTGTTTGCACAGTCGGCAGCCGCCCGCATGGGCGCCCGGATGATCAATATCGGCGTTGGTGAGGCCGAGTATCCGGTCACGACCTCGAGCGTCACTGCGGGCTGGGCCGATGGCGAGACCGGCAGCGTCGCCAGCCCCGCGGCCTATGCCACGACCGACCGCCCCCTCGCCCCCGACCAGACGCTCGGGATCCAGATGAAGATCACGCGCAAGGCGTTGAAGCAATCCGGCACGGCGCTGGAACAGGCGGTGCGCCGCGACATGAACGGCGCCATTCAACAGGAACTCGACCGGGCGATCTTCCTCGGCAGCGGTTCCACGGGTGAACCCCTTGGCGTCGTGGCGGGCGCAGCGACCTATGGCATCACCGAAACGGCGGTGGATGCGACGGCGACCTATGCCGCCTTCCGCTCGGCTATCGTCCGCTTCATGGTGGCCTCTGCCGCGTCTTCGCCTTCCGAGGTGCGTGTCATGATCCGGCCGGAGACGTGGGACATTCTCGACGCTCAGGCCGCGGCGACATCTGCCCCGATGTGGGAATGGGACCGGCTGGCCGCGGCCGTGGCATCCGGCGGCGTCACCATGACCCCCAACGCCCTTGCCGCACCGACCGGCACCCCGGCGGCGGCTTCGGCCCTGCTGACCACCACGGCCGGCGGCGTGCCCCCGATCTTCGTCGGGACCTGGGGGGCAATCGACCTCATCCGCGACCCCTATTCGGATGCATCGTCGGGCGGCCTGCGCCTCACGGCGTTGACGACGATGGACCTCACCGTATCGCGCCCGGCGCAGCTTGAGGTTCTGACCGGCTTGCAGGCGGAATCGTGA
- a CDS encoding terminase large subunit domain-containing protein, translating to MHFLHGLAIPEGPNAGRQLELAPFQRDFVNGALADGITTAILSIGRGNAKTALSAGLALGALVGVLDPQPRREILIAARTRDQARVAWDFVAGFSDSLPLEIQRRLIFRRAPRLEIEYEGDGGGHVLRALAADGKSALGSAPTLVLMDERGHWALDRGDELEAALLSGLGKRGGRGLIISTSAPDDTHPFSKWIDEPVPGSYVQEHRPAPGLPADDLDSLIIANPGAQHGIGSSLEWLQGQAGRAIARGGSALTTFRLYNRNERVSGETRDLLLTVDEWLACEVSNPPPREGEVVIGIDLGGSASMSAAAFYWPATGRLEARGTFPSMPSLLDRGQVDGVAGRYLEMQDRGELDTLGEKTVPVAPWLVETLRHVTDQTVAAVVADRFKQAELVEALNRAGIRAPMIWRGMGFRDGNEDAERFRRACFDGQVKAQASLLLRSAFADAVCLRDPANNIKIAKARSKGRIDAASATVLAVAEGARIAARPRKTVRATWA from the coding sequence ATGCATTTTCTGCATGGCCTCGCCATTCCAGAAGGGCCGAACGCTGGCAGGCAACTGGAACTTGCCCCGTTCCAGCGCGACTTCGTGAACGGTGCGCTGGCTGACGGCATCACGACCGCCATTCTCAGCATCGGGCGCGGCAATGCCAAGACAGCCCTCTCGGCCGGGCTTGCCCTTGGCGCCCTGGTCGGCGTGCTGGACCCCCAGCCCCGCCGCGAAATCCTCATTGCAGCCAGAACGCGGGATCAGGCGCGAGTCGCTTGGGACTTCGTGGCCGGCTTCTCCGACAGCCTGCCTCTTGAGATCCAGCGCCGCCTGATCTTCCGGCGCGCGCCCCGGCTGGAAATCGAGTACGAGGGCGACGGCGGCGGCCATGTGCTGCGCGCGCTGGCGGCCGATGGCAAGTCGGCCCTCGGCTCTGCCCCGACGCTGGTTCTCATGGACGAACGCGGGCATTGGGCGCTCGACCGCGGCGACGAACTCGAGGCCGCACTTCTGTCCGGTCTAGGCAAGCGTGGCGGACGCGGCCTGATCATCTCGACATCGGCCCCCGATGACACGCACCCCTTTTCGAAGTGGATCGACGAACCGGTGCCCGGTTCCTATGTGCAGGAACACCGGCCCGCGCCCGGCCTTCCGGCCGATGATCTCGACAGCCTGATCATCGCCAACCCCGGCGCCCAGCATGGCATCGGTTCTTCGCTGGAGTGGCTGCAAGGGCAGGCCGGGCGCGCGATTGCCCGCGGCGGTTCGGCGCTGACGACCTTCCGGCTCTACAACCGCAACGAACGCGTGTCGGGCGAAACCCGCGACCTGCTGTTGACCGTGGACGAATGGCTCGCCTGTGAAGTGTCAAACCCGCCGCCTCGGGAAGGCGAAGTCGTGATCGGGATTGACCTCGGTGGATCGGCCAGCATGTCGGCCGCGGCGTTCTACTGGCCTGCGACCGGGCGGCTCGAGGCCCGCGGCACCTTCCCTTCCATGCCTTCCCTGCTGGACCGGGGCCAGGTGGACGGCGTGGCCGGCCGGTATCTGGAAATGCAGGACCGTGGCGAACTGGATACCTTGGGCGAAAAGACCGTGCCCGTCGCCCCGTGGCTGGTAGAGACGCTGCGCCATGTCACCGATCAGACCGTCGCGGCGGTTGTGGCCGACCGCTTCAAGCAGGCCGAGCTGGTGGAGGCGCTCAACCGCGCTGGCATCCGGGCGCCGATGATCTGGCGCGGCATGGGCTTCCGGGACGGCAACGAAGACGCTGAACGGTTCCGGCGGGCCTGTTTCGACGGGCAGGTGAAGGCGCAAGCCTCGCTTCTGCTGCGCTCTGCCTTCGCGGATGCTGTCTGCCTGCGCGACCCCGCGAACAATATCAAGATCGCCAAGGCCCGTTCGAAAGGCCGGATCGACGCGGCATCGGCCACGGTTCTGGCTGTGGCCGAAGGCGCTCGCATTGCGGCCCGCCCGCGCAAGACGGTGAGGGCGACATGGGCGTGA
- a CDS encoding HK97 family phage prohead protease, which yields MRSEGGATRLQARFPYGVETELATRRREIIAPRAFASRIDAGEDIHLLFGHDFTKPLASRAAGSLELRDTDMVLMIEAEIDTGTSWAHDFMVAHRAGLITGLSPGFRVPPGGEKIERRGNELVRTVTQAELFELSAVTRPAYSSAQIEARAWQPVGEVAQRVAERHAALRWR from the coding sequence GTGCGTTCTGAGGGCGGGGCAACCCGCCTTCAGGCCCGGTTCCCCTACGGTGTGGAAACCGAACTCGCGACCCGGCGGCGCGAGATCATCGCACCGCGCGCCTTTGCCAGCCGGATCGACGCCGGCGAAGATATCCACCTGCTGTTCGGGCATGACTTCACCAAGCCGCTGGCATCGCGGGCTGCCGGCAGTTTGGAACTGCGCGACACCGACATGGTTCTCATGATCGAGGCCGAGATCGACACCGGCACATCATGGGCGCACGACTTCATGGTCGCCCATCGGGCGGGCCTGATCACCGGCTTGTCGCCCGGCTTCCGGGTGCCGCCCGGCGGTGAAAAGATCGAACGGCGGGGCAATGAACTGGTGCGCACCGTGACACAGGCCGAACTCTTCGAACTCTCGGCCGTCACGCGTCCCGCCTATTCCTCGGCACAGATCGAGGCGCGCGCCTGGCAGCCCGTCGGCGAGGTGGCGCAACGCGTCGCGGAGCGTCACGCGGCGCTAAGGTGGAGGTAA
- the gyrA gene encoding DNA gyrase subunit A, protein MNDTPEPPETEDENGEPERPQYDGPTIAIEEEMQTSYLDYAMSVIVSRAIPDLRDGLKPVHRRILYAMHETGNTHDKPYRKSARPVGDTMGKYHPHGDSAIYDALVRMAQPFSMSLPLLDGQGNFGSMDGDNPAAMRYTEVRMAKSATALLTDIEKDTVDFQDNYDGKDREPSVLPARFPNMLVNGAGGIAVGMATNIPPHNLGEVVDATLALIENPDLTSEQLMEYIPAPDYPTGGLILGRSGARKAYLEGRGSVIVRAKTRIEEIRKDRFAIVIDEIPYQVNKASMIEKIAEAARDKRIEGIAHVQDESDRVGVRVVVELKRDATPDVVLNQLFRFTPMQISFGCNMLALNGGRPETLTLRRFLTSFIDFREEVVARRTAFELRKARERSHILCGLAVAVSNVDEVVATIRASADATEARVKLMERRWPAEDIADYIRLIDDPTHTMNEDGTYNLSETQARAILDLRLQRLTQLGVKEVTDELEALAAKIKDYLDILRSRERIMAIISDELREVRDQFAVPRRTEIADWSGDMEDEDLIEREDMVVTVTQSGYIKRTPLAEFRAQKRGGKGLSGMQTKEEDVVTTLFVANTHTPLLVFTTEGMVYKLKCWRLPQGGRTAKGKAIVNILPIPQGVSIAAILPVDRAEEDWAELQIVFATSAGTVRRNQLSDFTNVKSNGKIAMKFEDEHADTRLINARICSEDDDVMLVTARGRAIRFPTIDVRVFNSRSSVGVRGIRLQDNDRVVSMSVIRHFDASSEERTAYLKQRRLMAGLTEEEEPDEDEEAVSGGQLSPDRYAEMSAAEDLILTITSGGTGKLSSSHDYPVRGRGGQGVQAIDKGLRGGPLVACFPVEIDDQIMLVTSAGQSIRCPVEDISFRSRSAGGVRVFNTGAGEEVVSVAWIAEQDEGDTAEE, encoded by the coding sequence GTGAACGACACGCCAGAACCCCCTGAAACAGAAGACGAAAACGGCGAACCGGAACGGCCGCAATACGACGGACCGACCATCGCGATCGAGGAGGAAATGCAAACCTCCTACCTCGACTACGCGATGAGCGTGATCGTCAGCCGGGCGATCCCGGATTTGCGCGATGGCCTAAAACCTGTGCACCGCAGAATCCTCTACGCGATGCACGAGACCGGCAATACCCATGACAAGCCCTATCGCAAGTCCGCCCGTCCCGTGGGCGACACGATGGGGAAATACCACCCGCACGGCGATTCCGCGATCTATGACGCGCTGGTGCGGATGGCACAGCCGTTTTCGATGTCGCTGCCGCTGCTGGACGGTCAGGGGAACTTCGGATCCATGGACGGGGACAACCCCGCGGCCATGCGCTATACCGAGGTGCGGATGGCGAAGTCGGCCACGGCGCTGCTGACCGACATCGAGAAGGACACCGTCGACTTTCAGGACAACTATGACGGCAAGGATCGGGAGCCGTCGGTCCTGCCCGCGCGTTTCCCCAACATGCTGGTCAACGGCGCGGGCGGCATCGCGGTGGGGATGGCAACCAATATCCCGCCCCACAATCTGGGCGAAGTTGTCGATGCCACGCTGGCCCTGATCGAGAATCCGGACCTGACCTCGGAACAACTGATGGAGTACATCCCCGCCCCGGATTACCCGACCGGCGGGCTGATCCTCGGCCGGTCAGGGGCGCGCAAGGCCTATCTGGAGGGGCGCGGGTCGGTCATCGTGCGCGCCAAGACACGGATCGAGGAGATCCGAAAGGACCGATTTGCCATCGTCATCGACGAGATTCCCTATCAGGTGAACAAGGCCTCGATGATCGAAAAGATCGCCGAGGCCGCCCGCGACAAGCGGATCGAGGGGATCGCCCATGTGCAGGACGAATCCGACCGGGTCGGCGTGCGCGTGGTGGTGGAGCTCAAACGCGACGCCACGCCGGATGTGGTTCTGAACCAGTTGTTCCGCTTCACGCCAATGCAGATCTCGTTCGGCTGCAACATGCTGGCCCTGAATGGCGGGCGGCCCGAAACGCTGACCCTGCGCCGCTTCCTGACCTCCTTCATCGATTTCCGGGAAGAGGTCGTCGCCCGGCGCACCGCGTTCGAGTTGCGCAAGGCGCGTGAGCGCAGCCATATCCTGTGCGGTCTGGCCGTCGCCGTGTCGAACGTGGACGAGGTGGTCGCCACCATCCGCGCCTCTGCCGACGCAACGGAGGCGCGCGTCAAGCTGATGGAACGGCGCTGGCCCGCCGAAGACATCGCCGACTACATCCGCCTGATCGACGACCCGACCCACACGATGAACGAGGACGGCACCTATAACCTGTCCGAGACGCAGGCCCGCGCGATCCTTGATCTGCGGCTTCAGCGCCTGACCCAGCTTGGCGTCAAGGAAGTCACCGACGAGTTGGAAGCGCTGGCTGCGAAGATCAAGGATTACCTCGACATCCTGCGGTCGCGCGAGCGGATCATGGCGATCATTTCCGATGAGCTGCGCGAGGTGCGCGACCAGTTCGCCGTACCCCGCCGGACCGAGATCGCCGACTGGTCCGGCGACATGGAAGACGAGGACCTGATCGAGCGCGAGGACATGGTCGTCACCGTCACCCAGTCCGGCTATATCAAGCGCACGCCCTTGGCCGAATTCCGCGCGCAGAAACGCGGTGGCAAGGGTCTGTCGGGGATGCAGACCAAGGAAGAGGACGTGGTCACGACGCTCTTCGTGGCCAACACCCATACGCCGTTGCTGGTCTTCACGACCGAGGGCATGGTCTACAAGCTGAAATGCTGGCGCCTGCCGCAGGGCGGGCGCACCGCAAAGGGCAAGGCCATCGTCAACATCCTGCCAATCCCGCAGGGCGTGTCGATCGCCGCGATCCTGCCCGTGGATCGCGCGGAAGAGGACTGGGCGGAGTTGCAGATCGTCTTTGCGACCTCGGCCGGTACGGTGCGGCGCAACCAGTTGTCGGATTTCACCAATGTGAAGTCGAACGGCAAGATCGCGATGAAGTTCGAGGACGAGCACGCCGACACCCGGCTGATCAACGCCCGTATCTGTTCAGAAGATGACGACGTGATGCTGGTGACGGCCCGCGGCCGGGCGATCCGCTTTCCCACCATCGATGTGCGGGTCTTCAACAGCCGCAGTTCGGTCGGTGTGCGGGGGATCAGGCTGCAAGACAATGACCGCGTGGTATCAATGTCGGTGATCCGGCATTTCGACGCCAGTTCGGAAGAGCGGACCGCGTATCTCAAGCAACGCCGCCTGATGGCCGGCCTGACCGAGGAAGAGGAACCCGACGAGGACGAAGAGGCCGTGTCGGGTGGGCAGTTGTCGCCCGACCGCTATGCAGAGATGTCGGCGGCGGAAGATCTGATCCTGACGATCACGTCGGGCGGGACGGGCAAGCTCTCCTCCAGCCATGACTATCCTGTCCGGGGCCGCGGCGGGCAAGGCGTGCAGGCCATCGACAAGGGCTTGCGCGGCGGGCCGCTGGTCGCCTGCTTCCCGGTGGAGATCGACGACCAGATCATGCTGGTGACATCGGCCGGTCAATCGATCCGCTGCCCGGTCGAAGATATCTCGTTCCGCTCCCGCAGCGCGGGCGGCGTGCGGGTGTTCAACACCGGGGCCGGGGAAGAGGTCGTCTCGGTCGCCTGGATTGCAGAGCAGGACGAGGGCGATACGGCGGAAGAATGA
- a CDS encoding usg protein translates to MDKSETELMLKGYGLTTAELYYRMPDYRNVLNSFIWQDYDLAPDHPKLFKFIEFWQEEIEGPLHSVRFTHRKMISPGEWRNVVGEFTLH, encoded by the coding sequence GTGGACAAATCCGAGACCGAACTGATGCTGAAGGGCTATGGCCTGACGACGGCTGAACTCTACTACCGGATGCCCGATTACCGAAATGTCCTGAACTCCTTCATCTGGCAGGACTACGACCTTGCGCCGGATCATCCCAAGCTCTTCAAGTTCATCGAATTCTGGCAGGAAGAGATCGAGGGGCCGCTGCATTCGGTGCGGTTCACCCATCGCAAGATGATTTCACCCGGCGAATGGCGGAATGTCGTTGGGGAATTCACCCTGCATTGA
- a CDS encoding tyrosine-type recombinase/integrase: MTRRTEKPRLEWKTVRGKEVPRHRVTWTENGKRRERTITLDWKGDPAELDRLYWQCERGEHPAQKPKAPATSWHALVVAWRSDPRVQRKLSDSTKKSYRRTMGAILEKNADKDVRETTRKHVRDIHDKLAATPRKADHMVQVIRLLWNYGKDKLDWPLGDNPAAGIDLYGKTREFEPWPDWMVNALNTAPHDVRVAAELMLGTGQRPNAAISMQHDDFRGDLMTVWDEKNDEPSEVYCPARLRACVADLPKRGKHLLAKNLTQPKGYDAVEKKFRAWRETLGEAAKPFTLHGLRKLAIIQLAEAGCSDAEIQAVTNQSAEMVAYYRKRADRKRLSRNAQNRRDQNKNGT, translated from the coding sequence ATGACGCGCCGCACCGAAAAACCGCGCCTCGAATGGAAGACCGTTCGGGGGAAGGAAGTGCCCCGGCATCGCGTCACATGGACGGAAAACGGAAAGCGCCGCGAACGGACCATCACGCTCGACTGGAAAGGTGACCCGGCTGAACTCGACCGGCTTTACTGGCAATGCGAGCGGGGCGAGCATCCGGCGCAGAAGCCCAAGGCTCCGGCGACAAGCTGGCACGCGCTGGTGGTCGCATGGCGTAGCGATCCCCGGGTGCAACGCAAACTGAGCGACAGCACGAAAAAGAGCTATCGCCGCACGATGGGAGCGATTCTCGAGAAAAACGCGGACAAGGACGTACGCGAGACCACGCGGAAACATGTGCGGGACATTCACGACAAGCTGGCCGCCACGCCCCGCAAGGCCGACCACATGGTGCAGGTGATTCGGCTCTTGTGGAACTACGGCAAGGACAAACTGGACTGGCCGCTCGGCGACAACCCAGCGGCCGGGATCGACCTCTACGGCAAGACCCGCGAATTCGAACCGTGGCCCGACTGGATGGTAAATGCGCTCAACACGGCGCCGCATGACGTGCGCGTTGCGGCCGAACTGATGCTCGGCACCGGTCAGCGCCCGAATGCGGCCATTTCCATGCAGCATGACGACTTCCGGGGCGACTTGATGACGGTCTGGGACGAAAAGAACGATGAGCCCAGCGAAGTCTATTGCCCGGCTAGGCTGCGTGCCTGCGTGGCCGATCTGCCGAAGCGCGGCAAACACCTACTGGCGAAGAACTTGACCCAGCCCAAGGGATACGACGCGGTTGAGAAGAAGTTTCGGGCATGGCGCGAGACCTTGGGAGAAGCGGCAAAGCCCTTCACCCTTCACGGGCTTCGCAAACTGGCGATCATTCAACTGGCCGAGGCCGGATGCAGCGATGCAGAGATCCAAGCGGTTACGAACCAGTCGGCTGAAATGGTCGCGTACTATCGGAAGAGAGCCGACAGAAAGCGCCTGTCACGGAACGCACAGAATCGGCGCGACCAGAACAAGAACGGAACATGA
- a CDS encoding YqaA family protein, with amino-acid sequence MIRRLYDWTLSLADSPHALRALFIVAFIESSVFPIPPDVLIIPLVLARPDRAWVIAGTALLGSVLGGLAGYAIGWGFFESIGQPVLEFYGKDAYFDEFRARYNDYGAWAVLIAGVTPFPYKVITILSGSTGLNLGVFMVASIIARGIRFFVLSALLWKFGAPIRSFIERYLGLLFTLFVVLLIGGFYVIKFL; translated from the coding sequence ATGATCAGACGCCTTTACGACTGGACCCTGTCGCTTGCCGACAGCCCGCATGCCCTGCGTGCGCTTTTCATCGTCGCTTTCATCGAAAGCTCCGTCTTTCCGATCCCGCCGGATGTGCTGATCATCCCGCTCGTGCTCGCCCGGCCTGACAGGGCTTGGGTCATTGCCGGCACGGCGCTTCTGGGGTCGGTCCTTGGCGGGTTGGCGGGCTATGCCATCGGCTGGGGCTTTTTCGAGAGCATCGGGCAGCCGGTGTTGGAGTTTTACGGCAAGGACGCCTATTTCGACGAGTTCCGCGCAAGGTACAACGACTATGGCGCATGGGCCGTCCTGATCGCGGGCGTGACGCCCTTCCCCTACAAGGTGATCACGATCCTGTCGGGCTCCACCGGGCTGAACCTCGGCGTGTTCATGGTGGCCAGCATCATCGCCCGCGGCATCCGGTTCTTCGTGCTGTCGGCGCTTTTGTGGAAGTTCGGCGCCCCGATCCGGTCGTTCATAGAGCGGTATCTGGGGCTCCTCTTCACGCTGTTCGTGGTCTTGCTGATCGGTGGTTTCTACGTCATCAAGTTCCTATGA
- a CDS encoding helix-turn-helix transcriptional regulator translates to MNASQCRAARGLLGWSQGQLAGEAGIAVRTLISFEGEERVPRRATIDAMREALEAAGVEFIEENGGGAGVRLRKV, encoded by the coding sequence ATGAACGCTTCGCAATGTCGGGCCGCTCGCGGCCTTCTTGGATGGTCGCAGGGGCAACTGGCGGGCGAGGCTGGGATCGCAGTTCGAACGCTGATCAGTTTTGAAGGAGAAGAGCGGGTGCCGCGGCGGGCGACAATCGATGCCATGCGCGAGGCCCTCGAGGCCGCCGGGGTGGAGTTTATCGAAGAGAACGGCGGCGGGGCCGGGGTACGCCTGCGCAAGGTCTGA
- a CDS encoding HNH endonuclease has product MGVRKEHKRFSRHVTRGQRWHTLRMAVLERDGFQCRTCGARGRLEVDHIKPVRTHPKLAYEPSNLQALCPSCHTKKTRLECGHPEPDPRRKAWDDLLRVKMQPNPNTARG; this is encoded by the coding sequence ATGGGCGTGAGGAAAGAGCACAAGCGGTTCTCCCGCCATGTCACCCGCGGCCAACGCTGGCACACGCTGCGCATGGCCGTCCTTGAACGCGACGGCTTCCAATGCCGAACATGCGGTGCGCGCGGCCGTCTCGAGGTGGATCATATCAAGCCGGTGAGGACGCACCCGAAGCTCGCCTACGAGCCTTCGAACCTGCAAGCCCTCTGCCCCTCCTGCCACACGAAAAAGACCCGCCTCGAATGCGGGCATCCCGAACCCGACCCCCGCCGCAAGGCGTGGGATGACCTGCTGCGCGTCAAAATGCAGCCCAACCCCAACACAGCACGAGGATAG
- a CDS encoding disulfide bond formation protein B, which translates to MTPSRTLMILLAAAGSLGILLGAFAFQYLGGLDPCEMCLWQRWPHAVALGLAIGAIAVGGRLLTLAGTLTMLVSTGLGVFHTGVERRWWPGPASCTGEAGGMAALTPEQMLNPALVEPVVMCDVVAWQMFGLSMASYNALASAIFAMLWARAAILSRR; encoded by the coding sequence ATGACACCGTCGCGCACCCTGATGATCCTGCTGGCCGCGGCCGGGTCGCTCGGCATCCTGCTGGGGGCGTTTGCCTTCCAGTATTTGGGCGGCCTCGACCCGTGCGAGATGTGCCTGTGGCAACGCTGGCCCCATGCGGTCGCCCTGGGCCTTGCCATCGGGGCCATTGCGGTTGGCGGGCGATTGCTGACGCTGGCGGGCACGCTGACGATGCTGGTCTCCACCGGCCTTGGTGTCTTTCACACAGGGGTGGAGCGGCGCTGGTGGCCGGGACCGGCCTCCTGCACCGGGGAAGCCGGGGGCATGGCGGCGCTGACGCCCGAACAGATGCTGAACCCCGCTCTCGTGGAGCCCGTCGTCATGTGCGATGTCGTGGCCTGGCAGATGTTCGGCCTGTCGATGGCCAGCTACAACGCGCTCGCCTCGGCCATCTTCGCCATGCTCTGGGCGCGGGCTGCCATTCTCAGCCGGCGATAG
- a CDS encoding phage portal protein has translation MWPFNRKKTETRAAASGFTAEIIAARETYVSGARGIAELTATAQTCIGLWEAGLALADVEGTELLDRRTLALAGRSVALRGEAVFLIDGDGLVPCADWDLTTRNGRPRAYRLSISESGGGRTLTALAGEVLHLRIGCDPAAPYYGTAPLKRASLTAGLLNAVETALAETFETAPLGSQIVPLPDSGADDMANLRDAFRGKRGSVLVIEGIAQATAAGMNPQLGQRREDLSPNLKDAMTDETLTAARDAIGAAFGVLPSMLNRSATGPAIREGQRHLAQWQLQPVAALLAEEATDKLGSTVSIDVMRPVQAFDTGGRARAMSAIISALAQAKEAGIDPGTALNLVDWKEQ, from the coding sequence ATGTGGCCATTCAACAGGAAGAAGACCGAGACCCGCGCCGCGGCGTCGGGTTTCACGGCCGAGATCATCGCGGCCCGTGAGACGTATGTATCGGGCGCCCGCGGTATCGCCGAACTGACCGCCACCGCGCAAACCTGCATCGGGCTTTGGGAAGCGGGCCTCGCGCTGGCCGATGTGGAGGGAACCGAGCTGCTGGACCGGCGCACACTGGCTCTGGCCGGGCGCTCTGTCGCGCTGCGGGGCGAGGCGGTCTTCCTGATCGACGGCGACGGGCTTGTGCCCTGCGCCGATTGGGACCTGACCACCCGAAACGGCCGCCCACGGGCCTATCGTCTGTCAATCTCCGAGTCGGGCGGCGGGCGCACCCTGACCGCGCTGGCGGGGGAAGTGCTGCACCTGCGGATCGGCTGCGACCCGGCGGCGCCCTATTACGGGACCGCACCGCTCAAGCGCGCATCCCTGACGGCGGGCCTGCTGAACGCGGTGGAAACGGCGCTGGCCGAGACGTTCGAGACCGCGCCCCTTGGCAGCCAGATCGTGCCCCTGCCCGACAGTGGCGCCGATGACATGGCGAACCTGCGCGACGCCTTCCGCGGCAAGCGTGGGTCCGTTCTGGTGATCGAAGGCATCGCCCAGGCCACGGCCGCTGGCATGAACCCCCAACTTGGTCAGCGGCGCGAGGACCTTTCCCCGAACCTGAAAGACGCCATGACGGACGAAACCCTAACGGCAGCCCGCGATGCAATCGGCGCGGCGTTCGGCGTGCTGCCGTCGATGCTGAACCGATCGGCCACAGGCCCGGCGATCCGGGAAGGCCAGCGCCACCTTGCCCAATGGCAGTTGCAGCCCGTCGCGGCCCTGCTGGCCGAGGAGGCGACCGACAAGCTCGGAAGCACCGTATCCATCGACGTGATGCGCCCGGTGCAGGCGTTCGACACCGGCGGCCGGGCGCGCGCCATGTCGGCGATCATCAGCGCCCTTGCCCAGGCGAAAGAGGCCGGGATCGACCCCGGCACCGCACTCAACCTTGTGGACTGGAAAGAGCAATGA